The Streptomyces sp. NBC_00435 nucleotide sequence ACCCATTCTCGAGGCTGCCTAGCTTACGCCGCAGACAACAGATATCGGCGGCCTCTCCTGTCCGGCATGACGGCTGCTTTCGATTCCGCGCCTATTCGAAGCCGCTGGAGTGTCCTTGACCGAATCGCTGCTCCTCCCCACGCCCGTCGGACCCTCCGGGCCGCCCGGGCCGGCCGAGCGGGTCCTCCCGCTCCGCCGGCCCGGGCGATGGGTCGCCGGCACCGTCGTACTGGTGCTGGCCTCCCAGGCCGCCCACGGGCTGATCACCAATCCCTTCTACCAATGGGACCGCTTCGCGTACTGGTTCGTCCGCCCGGTCGTCCTGGACGGGCTGCTCATCACCCTCCAGGTGACCGCGTACAGCGCGGTCCTCGGCCTGGCCGGCGGTGTCCTGCTCGCCCTCGGCCGGCTCTCGGGGAACGCGGTACTGCGGTCGGCGAGCTGGACGTACATCTGGCTCTTCCGCTCCGTGCCGCTGATCGTCGTCCTGCTCTTCCTCTACAACCTCAGCGCCCTCTATCCCACCCTCAGCGTCGGAGTGCCGTTCGGGCCCGCCTTCTTCACCTTCGACGAGTCGCGGCTCGCCACGGACATCGTCGTCGCGGTGGTCGGCCTGAGCCTGAGCGAGGCGG carries:
- a CDS encoding amino acid ABC transporter permease, encoding MTESLLLPTPVGPSGPPGPAERVLPLRRPGRWVAGTVVLVLASQAAHGLITNPFYQWDRFAYWFVRPVVLDGLLITLQVTAYSAVLGLAGGVLLALGRLSGNAVLRSASWTYIWLFRSVPLIVVLLFLYNLSALYPTLSVGVPFGPAFFTFDESRLATDIVVAVVGLSLSEAAYAAEIVRAGVLSVDQGQHEAAAALGLPRRYQFARIVFPQALRSIVPSYVNQLIGLLKATSLVFYVSLLDLFGSVQSLGSTYPGDVVPLLLVATVWYVLLTSLVSVVQFYVERYYARGALRTVPSTPLQRAGAGLRDLRIRFRKETAR